From one Actinomyces sp. Marseille-P3109 genomic stretch:
- a CDS encoding TM2 domain-containing protein, whose protein sequence is MTDPTNPYDPTEAQPGTPALPPGSSTGEYPPDAGQPGFGAQPGYDPQGGYGPQPGYGPEDGYGAPPGYGPPVYGPYPGYGPPAYRGKSKVAAGILALFLGSFGIHNFYLGYTNKGLIQLLGSLLSCGILLFPIAVWAFIEGVLILMAHPGEPPWGVDAQGMPLSD, encoded by the coding sequence ATGACTGATCCGACCAATCCCTACGATCCCACAGAGGCCCAGCCGGGCACGCCGGCGCTGCCGCCGGGCTCCTCCACTGGGGAGTACCCGCCCGATGCCGGTCAGCCCGGTTTCGGCGCGCAGCCGGGGTATGACCCACAGGGTGGCTACGGCCCCCAGCCGGGATACGGGCCCGAGGACGGGTATGGCGCACCACCCGGATACGGTCCTCCCGTCTACGGCCCCTACCCCGGTTACGGCCCGCCGGCCTACCGGGGCAAGTCCAAGGTCGCCGCCGGCATCCTGGCGCTGTTCCTCGGATCTTTCGGGATCCACAACTTCTACCTCGGCTACACGAACAAGGGGCTCATCCAGCTCCTGGGCTCGCTGCTCAGCTGTGGGATCCTGCTCTTTCCGATCGCCGTCTGGGCCTTCATCGAGGGAGTCCTCATCCTGATGGCCCACCCCGGCGAGCCGCCGTGGGGCGTCGACGCCCAGGGCATGCCGCTGAGCGACTGA
- a CDS encoding sugar ABC transporter substrate-binding protein, with translation MMLTRRTLGLTTLGLAVSATLAACSSTSQDEVTEEGKLALIVSDAGEAASEELSKAVQAFTKETKVEVDVKTVSDISQELARGITANPTVDVVTLSPAQLTSYAGSLHAWEKDSAAVKDAHPALLTSATRQGRISAAPRDVSTLALFINTSLWSAAGLSEANYPITWDQLGQVAATLTTDGVVGLALDASYERVGAFLVQGGGGLTSADGAQATASSEGSIAGLTEVKNLLSSGSAGWGADLPAGSAADAFGEGQAAMVVESEALVKTLADVYSGVSYTVVELPAGSGGKGTLQFPTFYGVVEASKHKADAVRLVEYLTAAERQVALAAAAGTVPAGKPAGETWKGEHADQAAFLAGVEYSQAVPSAAGVADVIAAFDNELPGLAGGDPAGILNSAQVNLQAVLS, from the coding sequence ATGATGCTGACCCGCCGGACGCTTGGCCTGACCACTCTGGGACTGGCTGTCTCGGCCACACTCGCCGCCTGCTCCTCCACCTCCCAGGATGAGGTCACCGAGGAGGGAAAGTTGGCTCTCATCGTCTCCGACGCGGGTGAGGCCGCCTCGGAGGAACTGTCCAAGGCGGTGCAGGCCTTCACCAAGGAGACCAAGGTGGAGGTGGACGTCAAGACCGTCTCCGACATCTCCCAGGAGCTCGCCCGCGGGATCACCGCCAACCCGACCGTCGACGTCGTCACCCTCAGTCCCGCGCAGTTGACCAGCTACGCCGGCTCCCTGCACGCCTGGGAGAAGGACTCGGCCGCCGTGAAGGACGCGCACCCCGCCCTGCTGACGAGCGCCACCAGGCAGGGCAGGATCAGCGCGGCGCCCAGGGACGTCTCCACCCTCGCCCTGTTCATCAACACCTCGCTGTGGTCGGCGGCGGGCCTGAGCGAGGCCAACTACCCCATCACCTGGGACCAGCTCGGCCAGGTGGCCGCCACGCTCACGACCGACGGCGTCGTCGGACTGGCCCTGGACGCCTCCTACGAGCGCGTGGGCGCCTTCCTGGTCCAGGGCGGCGGAGGACTGACCAGTGCCGACGGCGCGCAGGCGACCGCCTCCTCCGAGGGATCCATCGCGGGACTGACCGAGGTCAAGAACCTCCTGTCCTCCGGTTCGGCCGGCTGGGGCGCGGACCTGCCCGCCGGGTCGGCCGCGGACGCCTTCGGAGAAGGGCAGGCCGCCATGGTGGTGGAGTCCGAGGCTCTGGTGAAGACCCTGGCGGATGTCTACTCGGGCGTCTCCTACACGGTCGTCGAGCTGCCGGCCGGCAGCGGCGGCAAGGGGACCCTGCAGTTCCCCACCTTCTACGGCGTGGTCGAGGCCTCCAAGCACAAGGCCGACGCCGTCCGGCTCGTCGAGTACCTCACGGCCGCCGAGCGGCAGGTGGCCCTGGCCGCCGCGGCGGGCACCGTGCCCGCCGGCAAGCCGGCCGGTGAGACCTGGAAGGGCGAGCACGCCGACCAGGCGGCCTTCCTGGCCGGCGTCGAGTACTCCCAGGCGGTGCCGTCCGCGGCAGGAGTCGCTGACGTCATCGCCGCCTTCGACAACGAGCTGCCGGGGCTGGCCGGGGGCGACCCCGCCGGCATCCTGAACAGCGCGCAGGTGAACCTGCAGGCCGTCCTGTCCTGA
- a CDS encoding 3'-5' exonuclease has protein sequence MPFYHRPPADRGPLRPRSPMAPGQATADPAPAEQAEAAGVGYAVVDLETTGLSPTTDSILEIALVLTDAAGRVERSWSTLIDPGAGVDVGPTHIHGLVAEELSGAPGLDDVADLLVAGLAGRAVVAHNARFDVGFLTQALGIRGLLDRGARVPRVCTMEWARHFMTTPSRRLTTCCEVAGVEIGRHHNALDDALAAAGLLRHYLEVGAQRGEDPVAWAQALLDARRFTGWHWDARRAQVGAERLKARTTPGAERPRPGPESSRPRQ, from the coding sequence ATGCCCTTCTACCACCGCCCGCCCGCCGACCGAGGCCCGCTGCGTCCCCGCTCCCCCATGGCTCCAGGACAGGCAACTGCCGATCCCGCACCCGCCGAGCAGGCCGAGGCCGCCGGTGTCGGCTACGCCGTCGTCGACCTGGAGACCACGGGCCTGTCCCCCACGACGGACTCGATCCTGGAGATCGCGCTCGTGCTCACCGACGCCGCCGGGCGGGTCGAGCGCAGCTGGTCCACGCTCATCGACCCCGGCGCGGGCGTGGATGTCGGCCCCACCCACATTCACGGGCTCGTCGCCGAGGAGCTCAGCGGGGCGCCCGGGCTCGACGACGTCGCCGACCTGCTGGTGGCCGGCCTGGCCGGGCGGGCGGTGGTGGCCCACAACGCCCGCTTCGACGTCGGCTTCCTGACCCAGGCGCTGGGGATCCGGGGACTGCTGGACCGCGGCGCCCGGGTGCCGCGGGTGTGCACGATGGAGTGGGCGCGCCACTTCATGACGACGCCGTCGCGCCGGCTGACCACGTGCTGCGAGGTGGCCGGGGTGGAGATCGGCCGCCACCACAACGCGCTCGACGACGCCCTGGCCGCTGCCGGCCTGCTGCGCCACTACCTGGAGGTGGGGGCGCAGCGCGGCGAGGATCCGGTGGCCTGGGCCCAGGCGCTTCTCGACGCTCGCCGCTTCACCGGCTGGCACTGGGACGCCCGGCGTGCGCAGGTCGGCGCCGAGCGTCTGAAGGCCCGCACCACGCCCGGGGCCGAGCGGCCCCGGCCCGGACCCGAGTCTTCGAGGCCGCGTCAGTAG
- a CDS encoding VWA domain-containing protein: MRPVPVIGDFAFIPVTWWILVVLMAAAMAALLVVSRRRLRRDAAEPAAWRAWWRRLAIVVVVVLAMAGPAIRGSEAISVSNVEIYMVVDRTGSMAAEDYQGKGPDGTDPAASTRLDGVRSDMRAVRDAFPDSRFSIIALDNAAATELPLTHDTNAVDSWIGSLKQEVTGHATGSSLEVALPMLAQSLAQSHESESKDIRLVYIFSDGEATDDGRGAQAADSAGISWQSLAGVVDGGAVLGYGTAEGGQMRSYDGSDATGEHTQSDYIADGEGGRPGVSKIDEDELQSVAKAMGLPYFHRTGGSGDDPTSKFTDLDIKAITSDGRTKTNARVYLTWPLGLIAFGLLLWEIIDLIRADSRLRLLAGRGRR, encoded by the coding sequence ATGAGACCAGTTCCCGTCATCGGAGACTTCGCGTTCATCCCGGTCACCTGGTGGATCCTCGTAGTGCTCATGGCCGCCGCCATGGCGGCCCTGCTCGTGGTGTCCCGACGCCGCCTGCGCCGTGACGCCGCCGAGCCGGCCGCCTGGAGGGCGTGGTGGCGGCGCCTGGCCATCGTCGTCGTCGTCGTGCTGGCGATGGCGGGACCGGCGATCCGCGGCAGCGAGGCCATCAGCGTCTCCAACGTGGAGATCTACATGGTGGTGGACCGCACCGGGTCCATGGCCGCGGAGGACTACCAGGGCAAGGGCCCCGACGGTACCGACCCGGCCGCCTCCACCCGCCTGGACGGGGTGCGCTCGGACATGCGCGCGGTGCGCGACGCCTTCCCCGACTCGCGGTTCTCCATCATCGCCCTGGACAACGCCGCGGCCACGGAGCTGCCGCTGACCCACGACACCAACGCCGTCGACTCCTGGATCGGATCGCTCAAGCAGGAGGTCACGGGCCACGCCACCGGCTCCTCGCTGGAGGTGGCGCTGCCCATGCTGGCCCAGTCCCTGGCCCAGTCCCACGAGTCCGAGTCCAAGGACATCCGCCTCGTCTACATCTTCTCCGACGGCGAGGCCACCGACGACGGACGCGGCGCGCAGGCCGCCGACAGCGCCGGCATCTCCTGGCAGTCGCTGGCCGGCGTCGTCGACGGCGGCGCGGTGCTGGGCTACGGCACTGCCGAGGGCGGCCAGATGCGCAGCTACGACGGCTCCGACGCCACTGGTGAGCACACCCAGTCCGACTACATCGCCGACGGGGAGGGCGGCCGGCCCGGGGTGTCGAAGATCGACGAGGACGAGCTCCAGAGCGTGGCCAAGGCCATGGGGCTTCCCTACTTCCACCGCACCGGCGGATCTGGCGACGACCCGACGAGCAAGTTCACCGACCTGGACATCAAGGCCATCACCTCCGACGGACGCACCAAGACCAACGCCCGGGTGTACCTGACCTGGCCCCTGGGTCTCATCGCCTTCGGCCTGCTGCTGTGGGAGATCATCGACCTCATCCGAGCCGATAGCCGCCTGCGTCTTCTCGCGGGAAGGGGGAGACGATGA
- a CDS encoding OsmC family protein, producing the protein MPDHEYSVCVEWTGNLGTGTSGYRAYSRDHDVRGTTADLPVIHGSADPAFRGDADRWNPEQLLLASLSQCHMLWYLHLAADAGVTVTAYSDTPTGIMVEHPGGVGEFASATLHPAVTIAPDSDPERAAALHDRAAEYCFIARSVNFPVHHEAVITTEP; encoded by the coding sequence GTGCCAGATCACGAATATTCCGTGTGCGTGGAGTGGACAGGCAACCTGGGTACGGGCACGTCTGGATACCGCGCCTACTCGCGCGACCATGATGTCCGGGGAACCACCGCCGACCTGCCGGTGATCCACGGATCGGCAGATCCTGCGTTCCGAGGGGACGCTGACAGGTGGAACCCGGAACAGCTCCTGCTCGCCTCGCTCTCGCAGTGCCACATGCTGTGGTACCTCCACCTCGCAGCAGACGCGGGCGTCACCGTCACCGCCTACTCGGACACCCCTACCGGCATCATGGTCGAGCACCCAGGCGGAGTTGGGGAGTTCGCTTCAGCAACCCTTCACCCCGCAGTGACCATTGCTCCCGACAGTGATCCTGAACGTGCAGCCGCACTGCACGACCGAGCCGCCGAGTACTGCTTCATCGCCCGATCAGTGAACTTCCCAGTCCACCACGAAGCCGTCATCACGACCGAGCCATAG
- a CDS encoding M50 family metallopeptidase → MNLSWTETWNDLLARASGVVGLDPGVLWPALAILIIVLAWGPARRWGRTLVTIVHEAGHAAVGLMVGRRFLGFVVSRDLSGHAVTAGKSTGPGRVATSWAGYPAPAILGTVVVLLALHGWASAVLLLGLVILAVLLVMSRSVRTVLLVLLVAALTGALWWWGGSWRDGVVAGVGLALIVGAWDSLRDVAASRDPQQDHRTLAQLTGVPAGVWLATWFLVDAAATGVVVLAVRDLL, encoded by the coding sequence GTGAATCTGAGCTGGACTGAGACCTGGAACGATCTGCTGGCGCGCGCCTCGGGCGTCGTCGGTCTGGACCCCGGCGTGCTGTGGCCGGCGCTGGCGATCCTCATCATCGTCCTGGCCTGGGGCCCCGCCCGGCGCTGGGGCCGCACCCTGGTGACGATCGTCCATGAGGCAGGCCACGCCGCTGTCGGCCTCATGGTGGGGCGGCGCTTCCTCGGCTTCGTCGTGAGCCGGGACCTGTCCGGGCACGCCGTGACCGCCGGTAAGTCGACCGGACCCGGCCGGGTGGCCACTTCCTGGGCCGGCTACCCCGCCCCCGCGATCCTGGGCACCGTCGTCGTGCTTCTGGCGCTCCACGGCTGGGCGAGCGCGGTCCTGCTGCTCGGGCTGGTCATCCTGGCGGTCCTGCTGGTCATGTCCCGTTCGGTGCGCACGGTCCTCCTCGTGCTGCTGGTGGCGGCCCTGACCGGGGCGCTGTGGTGGTGGGGCGGATCGTGGCGTGACGGCGTCGTGGCCGGGGTCGGGCTGGCCCTCATCGTCGGCGCCTGGGACTCCCTGCGCGACGTCGCCGCCTCACGTGACCCGCAGCAGGATCACCGCACGCTGGCCCAGCTGACCGGCGTCCCGGCCGGAGTGTGGCTGGCCACCTGGTTCCTCGTGGACGCAGCGGCCACCGGCGTCGTCGTGCTGGCGGTGCGCGATCTCCTGTGA
- a CDS encoding MFS transporter has product MDTQAHSPAASSSFDDVDHVPRRAWLGLLVVLGPVLLVSMDGSVLFLAMPTITRSLGPSADQALWILDIYGFAVSSLLITFGSLGDRYGRLRFLIGGALVFGAGSTLAALSASPGWLIVSRAMMGLGGSTLLPSGLAVLSELFASPRLRSRAIGIFAATFAAGFAIGPVIGGLLLSRFFWGSVFLINLPVVAIFLLTAPFVLREVRATRPGTVDLPSIGLSASGMFLAVYAVKRAAAYGPSPLVAVSAAAGAGLLTWFLMRQRRLEHPLVDVDLFKGRVFTIAILTGVISLVVWSAAAYLSGVYLQSVLGLSVLAAALLALPGAVVLTATCVLTPALADRIGQRRALLTCHIAMAAGLALLLATRVTEGVGWFMTSTVVAGLGYGISFSLVADTAVGAVPTERAGAAGAIAETSNEVGNALGIALLGSTATFVFRLRGPGVAPTLGETLDVGATSSAINQAKEAFVDGFHLAVALAVLLCAGLGTLAFRWLPHPGE; this is encoded by the coding sequence ATGGATACGCAGGCTCACTCTCCCGCAGCATCCAGCTCCTTCGACGACGTCGACCATGTCCCACGACGCGCCTGGCTCGGTCTGCTCGTGGTGCTCGGCCCGGTGCTGCTGGTCTCCATGGACGGTTCGGTGCTGTTCCTGGCGATGCCCACCATCACCCGGTCCCTGGGGCCCAGCGCCGATCAGGCGCTGTGGATCCTTGACATCTACGGTTTCGCCGTCAGCTCGCTGCTCATCACCTTCGGCAGCCTCGGAGACCGCTACGGGCGCCTGAGGTTCCTGATCGGCGGCGCCCTCGTTTTCGGTGCCGGCTCGACCCTGGCCGCCCTGTCCGCGTCCCCGGGCTGGCTGATCGTCTCGCGCGCGATGATGGGCCTGGGAGGATCAACGCTCCTGCCCTCCGGGCTCGCGGTGCTCAGCGAGCTGTTCGCCAGCCCCCGCCTGCGGTCCCGGGCGATCGGGATCTTCGCGGCCACCTTTGCCGCGGGCTTCGCCATCGGCCCTGTCATCGGGGGACTGCTGCTGAGCCGCTTCTTCTGGGGCTCAGTGTTTCTCATCAACCTGCCCGTCGTCGCGATCTTTCTACTCACTGCGCCATTCGTGCTGCGCGAGGTGAGAGCCACCCGTCCCGGCACTGTCGACCTCCCCAGCATCGGACTGTCCGCCTCGGGCATGTTCCTAGCCGTCTACGCCGTCAAGCGGGCGGCGGCCTACGGCCCGTCTCCTCTGGTCGCTGTATCAGCAGCTGCGGGGGCCGGCTTGCTGACCTGGTTCCTCATGAGACAGCGCCGACTGGAGCACCCTCTGGTCGACGTCGACCTGTTCAAGGGCCGGGTCTTCACCATCGCCATCCTTACCGGTGTGATCTCCCTAGTCGTGTGGTCCGCAGCGGCCTACCTGAGCGGCGTCTACCTGCAGTCCGTCCTGGGACTGTCCGTCCTGGCCGCCGCCCTGCTGGCCCTTCCCGGTGCGGTCGTCCTGACAGCCACCTGCGTCCTGACTCCCGCACTGGCGGACCGGATCGGGCAGCGCCGGGCACTGCTCACCTGCCATATCGCCATGGCGGCAGGTCTCGCTCTGCTCCTGGCCACTCGTGTCACCGAAGGCGTCGGCTGGTTCATGACCTCCACCGTCGTCGCAGGGCTCGGCTACGGGATCTCCTTCTCCCTGGTGGCCGACACCGCCGTCGGGGCTGTTCCCACAGAGCGGGCCGGAGCCGCCGGTGCGATCGCCGAGACCTCCAACGAGGTCGGGAACGCTCTGGGCATCGCTCTGCTCGGTTCGACGGCGACCTTCGTGTTCCGTCTTCGCGGCCCCGGCGTGGCTCCCACTCTCGGGGAGACGCTCGACGTCGGAGCGACCTCCTCCGCCATCAACCAGGCGAAGGAGGCCTTCGTTGACGGGTTTCACCTGGCCGTGGCCCTGGCCGTACTCCTGTGCGCGGGCCTGGGCACCCTCGCCTTCAGATGGCTGCCTCACCCCGGAGAGTAG
- a CDS encoding serine hydrolase domain-containing protein — translation MTSPDVSRTERMRDDGPDALPALAAFPFPTALVVTGTPATGDGVLHESGDIDEVFPFASVTKPIVAWSALVAVDRGLLDLEAPAGAPAPDGATIGNLLSHSSGIAADSDEHLAAPGARRIYSNRGFEILGDRLEEATGTPLETWVETTVLEPLGMASVLVPGSPAHSGEGSARDLSLFARELAAPRLVSSALAERACAPVLPGLDGVLPGYGRQAPNPFGLGVEVRGAKSPHWTGTGNSPQTFGHFGQSGSFIWVDPVAGRQAVFLGAEPFGAVHRKTWPALGDQILAL, via the coding sequence ATGACCAGCCCAGACGTATCCCGGACGGAGCGCATGAGGGACGACGGCCCGGATGCCCTGCCCGCCCTGGCGGCCTTCCCCTTCCCGACCGCCCTCGTGGTGACCGGCACGCCTGCCACCGGTGACGGCGTGCTCCACGAGTCCGGCGACATCGACGAGGTCTTCCCCTTCGCCTCAGTCACCAAGCCGATCGTCGCCTGGTCCGCCCTGGTCGCCGTCGACCGGGGCCTGTTGGACCTGGAGGCCCCCGCGGGCGCGCCCGCTCCCGACGGCGCGACCATCGGGAACCTGCTGTCCCACTCCTCGGGGATCGCGGCCGACTCCGATGAGCACCTTGCCGCCCCGGGCGCGCGCCGCATCTACTCCAACCGCGGTTTCGAGATCCTGGGGGACCGGCTCGAGGAGGCCACCGGCACACCCCTGGAGACCTGGGTGGAGACCACGGTGCTCGAGCCCCTGGGGATGGCCAGCGTCCTCGTCCCCGGCTCGCCCGCGCATTCCGGGGAGGGCAGTGCCCGCGACCTGTCGCTGTTCGCCCGCGAGCTGGCCGCCCCGAGGCTCGTCTCGTCGGCGCTGGCGGAGCGGGCCTGTGCACCGGTCCTGCCCGGCCTCGACGGCGTCCTGCCCGGTTACGGGCGTCAGGCCCCCAACCCCTTCGGCCTGGGGGTGGAGGTGCGCGGAGCCAAGTCGCCGCACTGGACCGGTACGGGCAACAGCCCGCAGACCTTCGGGCACTTCGGCCAGTCCGGCTCCTTCATATGGGTGGATCCGGTCGCCGGGCGCCAGGCCGTCTTCCTGGGAGCTGAGCCCTTCGGGGCGGTTCATCGCAAGACGTGGCCCGCACTGGGCGACCAGATCCTGGCCTTGTAG
- a CDS encoding NUDIX domain-containing protein, which translates to MSGTDAVGASRLVVAAAVLDHLERPTALLCAARSYPPEHAGQFELPGGKVEPAERPRQALARELDEEIGLRARLGPELVPPSDLAVPAPPDASLGDDAVAWPAMHGFRMRVWLAEPARPGDRGRAGADHQRLEWVSLDPPDQLRRLPWLPADLPIIDALVTTLGR; encoded by the coding sequence GTGAGCGGCACCGACGCGGTGGGCGCCTCCCGGCTCGTCGTGGCGGCCGCGGTCCTGGACCACCTGGAGCGCCCGACGGCGCTGCTGTGTGCCGCCCGCTCCTACCCGCCCGAGCACGCCGGGCAGTTCGAGCTGCCCGGCGGCAAGGTCGAGCCCGCGGAGCGGCCCAGGCAGGCCCTGGCCCGCGAGCTGGACGAGGAGATCGGCCTGAGAGCGCGACTGGGGCCCGAGCTCGTCCCACCGAGCGACCTGGCCGTTCCCGCCCCGCCGGACGCCTCACTCGGCGACGACGCCGTGGCCTGGCCGGCCATGCACGGTTTCCGGATGCGCGTGTGGCTCGCCGAGCCCGCCCGGCCCGGGGACCGCGGGCGGGCGGGCGCCGACCACCAGAGGCTGGAGTGGGTGAGCCTCGATCCGCCCGACCAACTGCGCCGGCTACCCTGGCTTCCCGCGGACCTGCCGATCATCGACGCGCTCGTGACGACGCTGGGGCGCTGA
- the dcd gene encoding dCTP deaminase, translating to MLLSDRDIRTELDAGRVVLDPCDPEMIQPASIDVRLDRWFRLFDNHRYPVIDPAADQEGLTHLVDVGADEPFVLHPGEFVLGATYERITLPDDVAARLEGKSSLGRLGLLTHSTAGFIDPGFTGHVTLELSNTATMPIKLWPGMKVGQLCFFRLSGPAQAPYGSGATGSRYQGQRGPTASRSHQSFHRTRIPDAPAAPADGAGPVSQEKHV from the coding sequence GTGCTGCTCTCCGACCGCGATATCCGCACCGAGCTCGACGCGGGCCGGGTCGTCCTGGACCCCTGCGACCCCGAGATGATCCAGCCGGCCTCCATCGACGTGCGCCTGGACCGCTGGTTCCGCCTCTTCGACAACCACCGCTACCCGGTCATCGACCCCGCCGCCGACCAGGAGGGGCTGACCCACCTGGTCGATGTCGGGGCCGACGAGCCCTTCGTCCTGCACCCCGGCGAGTTCGTCCTGGGCGCCACCTACGAGCGCATCACCCTGCCCGACGACGTTGCCGCCCGCCTGGAGGGCAAATCGAGCCTGGGGCGCCTGGGCCTGCTGACCCACTCCACCGCGGGCTTCATCGACCCCGGCTTCACCGGGCACGTCACCCTGGAGCTGTCCAACACGGCCACCATGCCCATCAAGCTCTGGCCGGGGATGAAGGTGGGGCAGCTGTGCTTCTTCCGCCTGTCCGGCCCGGCCCAGGCCCCCTACGGCTCGGGCGCCACCGGCTCGCGCTACCAGGGGCAGCGCGGACCGACGGCCTCGCGCTCCCACCAGTCCTTCCACCGCACCCGTATCCCCGACGCCCCGGCGGCCCCCGCTGACGGCGCCGGCCCCGTCTCCCAGGAGAAGCACGTATGA
- a CDS encoding NPCBM/NEW2 domain-containing protein translates to MSSSQLSPMRRTVIALIPVSVLSLAACGSLPFVSAPESTSAAPEATTASASAATTPSATASASASATATPTSTASATASGDPSASADATTNGLTPENSKGRELRLSDFQQPNSSSNWEEKRYDIASTTNTMGVGTKLDWLHNGEIELRLANKFQKVTFNVGQANDSESSDLIVRVAVFADGKEIETVDVPFNDAHAFDVNVANVNALKFTLTPITQKQEKPLLEDKSTTGVIFNVKAE, encoded by the coding sequence ATGAGCTCCTCACAACTCTCTCCGATGCGTCGAACCGTCATCGCCCTCATTCCCGTCTCCGTCCTGTCCCTGGCCGCCTGCGGCAGTCTGCCCTTCGTTTCCGCCCCGGAGTCCACCTCCGCGGCCCCGGAGGCGACGACCGCCTCCGCCTCTGCGGCGACCACCCCGAGCGCCACGGCGTCAGCATCAGCCTCCGCCACGGCCACACCCACCAGCACGGCCTCAGCCACGGCCTCCGGCGACCCCTCGGCCTCGGCGGATGCCACCACGAACGGACTCACCCCGGAGAACAGCAAGGGCCGCGAGCTCCGCCTCTCAGACTTCCAGCAGCCCAATTCGAGCAGCAACTGGGAGGAGAAGCGCTACGACATCGCCTCGACCACCAACACCATGGGAGTCGGCACCAAGCTCGACTGGCTGCACAACGGTGAGATCGAGCTGCGGCTGGCCAACAAGTTCCAGAAAGTCACCTTCAACGTGGGTCAGGCCAACGACTCCGAGAGCTCCGACCTCATTGTGAGGGTCGCGGTCTTCGCCGACGGCAAGGAGATCGAGACGGTCGACGTTCCCTTCAACGACGCGCACGCCTTCGACGTCAACGTCGCGAACGTCAACGCCTTGAAGTTCACTCTCACGCCCATCACTCAGAAACAGGAGAAGCCTCTCCTGGAGGACAAGTCCACCACCGGCGTCATCTTCAACGTCAAGGCCGAATGA
- a CDS encoding TetR/AcrR family transcriptional regulator, whose translation MPKILGSSLAEHRERTRTALFQALSELMSQRSFDKITLSDVANHAGVGRTAVYNHFVDKEDLLLAFMEHEAGRYAEELSRALAGTEDPIDRLRIYVRQQALIARHFHFPTSGPLADSVSRGTAGRLRAHGALLSQMLSSILTDAMEQGLIPAQEPEQVIPLIHATVMGGRPTPTEPERRRAYLDSLDAFVLRAVGARRPAHAVPTIQSPHATEPLEGTGHHGSLRHSAVG comes from the coding sequence ATGCCGAAGATCCTGGGTTCCTCACTGGCCGAGCACCGCGAGCGCACGCGCACGGCGCTGTTCCAAGCGCTCTCCGAGCTCATGAGCCAACGCAGCTTCGACAAGATCACCCTGTCCGACGTCGCCAATCATGCGGGCGTGGGACGCACGGCCGTCTACAACCACTTCGTGGACAAGGAGGACCTCCTCCTGGCCTTCATGGAGCATGAGGCCGGCCGCTACGCCGAGGAGCTCTCCCGGGCGCTGGCCGGGACCGAGGACCCGATCGACCGCCTGCGCATCTACGTGCGCCAGCAGGCCCTCATCGCCCGCCACTTCCACTTCCCGACGTCGGGGCCGCTGGCCGACTCCGTCTCGCGCGGGACGGCCGGCCGCCTGCGCGCCCACGGCGCCCTCCTGTCGCAGATGCTCTCCTCGATCCTCACCGACGCCATGGAGCAGGGGCTCATTCCCGCCCAGGAGCCCGAGCAGGTCATCCCCCTCATCCACGCCACCGTCATGGGCGGGCGCCCGACCCCCACGGAGCCGGAGCGGCGTCGGGCCTACCTGGACTCCCTGGACGCCTTCGTGCTGCGCGCGGTGGGGGCCCGCCGGCCCGCGCACGCCGTCCCGACCATCCAGAGCCCCCATGCCACTGAGCCGTTGGAGGGGACCGGTCACCACGGTTCGCTTCGTCACAGCGCCGTTGGCTGA